In the genome of Sphaeramia orbicularis chromosome 13, fSphaOr1.1, whole genome shotgun sequence, one region contains:
- the dyrk1ab gene encoding dual-specificity tyrosine-(Y)-phosphorylation regulated kinase 1A, b isoform X2, which translates to MAAPMPHTHQQYSDRHQPSTDQSVTVLPYSDQTPQLTANQRHMPQCFRDPTSAPLRKLSIDLIKTYKHINEVYYAKKKRRHQQGQGEDSSHKKERKVFNDGYDDDNYDYIVKNGEKWMDRYEIDSLIGKGSFGQVVKAYDRAEQEWVAIKIIKNKKAFLNQAQIEVRLLELMNKHDTEMKYYIVHLKRHFMFRNHLCLVFEMLSYNLYDLLRNTNFRGVSLNLTRKFAQQLCTALLFLATPELSIIHCDLKPENILLCNPKRSAIKIVDFGSSCQLGQRIYQYIQSRFYRSPEVLLGMPYDLAIDMWSLGCILVEMHTGEPLFSGANEVDQMNKIVEVLGIPPNHIMDLAPKARKFFEKLSDGTWSVKKTKDGKRYKPPASRKLHSILGVETGGPGGRRAGESGHAVADYLKFKDLILRMLDYDPKSRIQPYYALQHSFFKKTADEGTNTSSSVSTSPALEQSQSSGTTSSTSSSSGGSSGTSTSGRARSDPTHHHLHSGGHFGTAMPAIDGDSLCPQARQPYPPPLVWGGGVGPESVTGETHPVQETTFHVPPQHPKALHPHSHTHHHHGQMMATRPRPRHYTSPTHSSSTQDSMEVVHGHLSMTSLSSSASSSSTSSSSTGNHGNQAYQLRHLPAGALDFGQNGGLSMGLGAFSNPRQETGMAAHPAFSMGTNTGPAHYLAEGHLGMRQGMDREESPMTGVCVQQSSMASS; encoded by the exons ATGGCTGCTCCAATGCCCCATACGCACCAGCAGTACAGTGACCGCCACCAGCCAAGCACTGACCAATCTGTTACGGTCTTACCGTACAGCGACCAGACACCACAGCTCACTGCCAATCAG AGGCACATGCCCCAGTGCTTTCGTGACCCAACTTCAGCTCCCCTGAGGAAGCTCTCCATTGACCTTatcaaaacatacaaacacatcaATGAG GTGTATTATGCAAAAAAGAAGCGACGGCACCAACAGGGTCAGGGTGAAGACTCCAGTCACAAAAAGGAGAGGAAAGTCTTTAATGATGGCTATGACGATGATAACTATGACTACATCGTCAAGAATGGGGAGAAGTGGATGGACCGCTATGAGATTGATTCCTTGATAGGAAAAGGATCATTTGGACAG GTTGTGAAAGCATATGACCGTGCAGAGCAAGAATGGGTTGCCATTAAGATCATCAAGAACAAGAAAGCTTTCCTCAATCAAGCTCAGATTGAAGTGCGCCTCCTAGAGCTAATGAACAAACATGATACCGAGATGAAATACTACATTG TTCACTTAAAGCGTCACTTCATGTTCCGGAACCACCTCTGCCTCGTGTTTGAGATGCTTTCATATAACCTGTATGACCTGCTCCGAAATACCAACTTCCGCGGCGTCTCACTCAACCTCACCCGGAAGTTTGCCCAGCAGCTATGCACGGCGCTGCTCTTCCTGGCCACACCTGAGCTCAGCATCATCCACTGTGACCTGAAGCCAGAGAACATCCTCCTCTGTAACCCCAAGAGGAGTGCCATCAAAATAGTGGACTTTGGCAGCTCATGCCAACTAGGACAAAGG ATATACCAGTATATCCAGAGTCGCTTCTACCGTTCCCCAGAGGTGCTGCTGGGAATGCCCTATGACCTGGCCATCGATATGTGGTCCTTAGGTTGCATCTTGGTAGAGATGCATACTGGAGAACCCCTCTTCAGCGGAGCTAATGAG GTGGACCAGATGAACAAAATAGTTGAGGTTCTTGGCATCCCGCCTAATCACATAATGGACCTAGCCCCAAAAGCCAGGAAGTTCTTTGAGAAGCTTTCGGATGGTACATGGAGTGTTAAGAAGACCAAAGATGGCAAAAGG TATAAGCCTCCAGCCTCACGGAAGCTCCACTCCATCCTGGGTGTGGAGACAGGGGGTCCGGGTGGCAGACGAGCAGGGGAGTCTGGCCATGCTGTCGCTGACTACTTGAAGTTCAAGGACCTGATCCTACGGATGCTGGACTATGACCCTAAGAGCCGCATCCAACCCTACTATGCCCTGCAGCACAGCTTCTTTAAGAAGACTGCGGATGAGGGGACCAATACGAGCAGCAGCGTGTCTACAAGCCCCGCATTAGAGCAGTCCCAGTCTTCAGGAACCACCTCTAGCACCTCCTCAAGTTCAG GAGGGTCATCTGGGACAAGTACCAGTGGCAGAGCAAGATCAGACCCTACCCATCACCACTTACACAGTGGAGGACACTTTGGCACGGCTATGCCAGCCATCGATGGTGACTCCCTCTGCCCACAG GCAAGACAGCCTTACCCACCTCCGCTGGTGTGGGGAGGTGGGGTCGGCCCAGAGTCAGTCACTGGAGAGACCCATCCAGTCCAGGAGACCACCTTCCATGTTCCCCCTCAGCACCCTAAGGCCCTGCATCCCCACTCACATACTCATCACCATCACGGGCAAATGATGGCTACACGGCCACGCCCACGCCACTACACCTCCCCGACACACAGCTCTTCGACACAGGACTCCATGGAGGTGGTTCATGGCCATCTGTCCATGACCTCCCTGTCTtcctctgcctcctcttcctctacATCGTCCTCTTCCACTGGGAACCATGGCAACCAGGCCTACCAGCTCCGCCATTTGCCTGCCGGAGCTCTTGACTTTGGTCAGAATGGTGGGCTGAGCATGGGGCTAGGTGCCTTCTCGAACCCACGGCAGGAGACTGGCATGGCAGCGCACCCTGCATTCTCCATGGGCACGAACACAGGGCCTGCCCACTACCTAGCGGAAGGCCACCTGGGCATGAGGCAGGGCATGGACCGGGAGGAGTCTCCAATGACTGGAGTGTGTGTGCAGCAGAGTTCTATGGCCAGCTCGTGA
- the thap12b gene encoding THAP domain containing 12b, with amino-acid sequence MPNFCAAPNCTRKSTQSDLAFFRFPRDPERCRIWVENCRRADLEAKTSDQLNKHYRLCAKHFDPAMVCKTSPYRTVLKDTAIPTIFDLTSHLKNPHTRHRKRIKELTEEDIRKIKERRLASSIGQLPSKKEAAAEDNVSNNEDEPQLSTEEKEFRDYLRSLFEVVVMLGKQTIPLVIDRETKAGHKRNNFHALLDYRMNAGDEALRKRFESTAVNTEYLSATQQTQLLDVCENTVREEMLMEVRESRFFSIVTGDLVEITDEKHLPLFLRYVNQNNVLREEFLDFVPFDGDESALVERLEAQLTDRWGLSMEDCRGQAHKATGTSTTKMKAVAVLLMEKYPLALHMPCSSTALNIHLANTLPFPNVQIVMETLRRIGNFFKTPFTQDELENAIYTHYQKNEEKAATLRQACGPRWTEQHNVFDLLLDMMAPLVLCMLSITENTDGKFADSVTADAYSVTEILMDFEVVVTVVILKNVLTFTRAFGRNLQGETLDVFCAANSLTAVLHSLNEVNDNIDVYHEFWYEEAVNLATVLDIPVRVPRLFLRKHRAAEASEIQAEAYYKEYVTVPVICSIMQEVEDMFSENNLKALKCLSLVPAIMGQMKFNTTEENYADVYRNDLPNPDTLPAELHCWRIKWKHRGKEVRLPTTIHETLQLPDVKFFPNVNSFLKVLSTLPVLKYEDSNTDTASERLRAYLNSMSPTQWNKSLAMLNVNTHVKHDLDVMVDKYCRLYPEDDPEAEGESEEVAEEDGGVKQ; translated from the exons ATGCCAAATTTTTGCGCGGCACCGAATTGTACACGGAAGAGCACACAGTCCGATTTGGCTTTTTTTCGTTTTCCACGGGACCCGGAGAG atgCAGAATCTGGGTAGAGAACTGCCGCAGGGCAGATCTGGAGGCAAAAACATCAGACCAATTAAATAAGCACTACAGATTATGTGCCAAACACTTTGACCCTGCAATGGTTTGCAAAACG agCCCATACAGGACTGTTCTGAAGGATACAGCCATTCCCACCATATTTGATCTGACAAGCCACCTGAAAAATCCTCATACCAGACATCGCAAGCGGATTAAAGAACTT ACTGAAGAGGATATACGGAAGATTAAGGAAAGGAGAT TGGCATCTTCTATCGGACAGCTTCCTTCCAAGAAAGAAGCTGCAGCTGAGGATAACGTAAGCAACAATGAGGATGAACCTCAACTCTCCACAGAAGAGAAGGAGTTTCGTGACTACCTCAGATCTTTGTTTGAGGTTGTTGTAATGTTAGGAAAACAGACTATCCCATTAGTGATTGATAGAGAAACTAAGGCTGGACACAAGAGAAACAACTTTCATGCCCTTCTTGATTATCGGATGAATGCTGGGGATGAAGCTTTGAGAAAGCGCTTCGAGTCCACAGCTGTCAACACAGAATACCTCTCTGCAACCCAGCAAACCCAGCTCCTGGACGTCTGTGAGAACACAGTGAGAGAGGAGATGCTAATGGAGGTGAGAGAGAGTCGCTTTTTCTCCATCGTCACCGGTGACCTTGTTGAAATCACAGACGAGAAACACCTGCCTCTATTTTTACGATATGTGAACCAGAACAATGTCCTCCGAGAAGAGTTTTTGGACTTTGTCCCATTTGATGGAGATGAGTCTGCACTGGTAGAGAGGCTGGAGGCACAGCTGACCGACCGTTGGGGGCTTAGCATGGAGGACTGCCGTGGTCAGGCCCACAAAGCCACAGGCACTTCTACCACTAAGATGAAAGCTGTGGCAGTCTTACTGATGGAAAAGTATCCCCTGGCATTACACATGCCTTGCTCTTCTACTGCACTCAATATCCACCTCGCCAACACTCTGCCTTTTCCTAATGTCCAGATAGTCATGGAAACTCTGAGGAGGATTGGTAATTTCTTTAAGACTCCGTTCACTCAGGATGAACTTGAGAATGCTATCTATACTCACtaccagaaaaatgaagaaaaggcaGCAACACTAAGACAAGCCTGTGGTCCAcgctggacagagcagcacaatgtCTTTGATTTGTTGTTGGATATGATGGCACCCCTTGTGCTATGCATGTTAAGCATAACAGAAAATACTGATGGAAAGTTTGCTgattctgtcacagcagatgcATATTCAGTCACAGAAATTCTGATGGATTTTGAGGTTGTTGTAACTGTTGTCATCTTAAAGAATGTCCTCACATTTACTAGAGCCTTTGGCAGGAATCTCCAAGGAGAGACCTTGGATGTGTTTTGCGCTGCCAACAGCCTAACTGCTGTCCTGCATTCACTAAATGAGGTAAATGATAACATTGATGTGTACCATGAATTCTGGTATGAGGAGGCTGTGAATTTAGCCACTGTTTTGGACATTCCTGTGAGGGTACCCAGGCTGTTTCTTCGGAAGCACCGAGCAGCTGAGGCAAGTGAAATCCAAGCAGAGGCATATTACAAAGAGTATGTGACTGTGCCTGTGATCTGCAGCATCATGCAAGAAGTGGAGGACATGTTCTCTGAAAACAACCTCAAAGCTCTGAAATGCCTGTCACTGGTCCCTGCTATCATGGGCCAAATGAAGTTCAACACCACTGAGGAGAACTACGCCGACGTTTACCGTAATGACCTCCCCAACCCAGACACTCTACCTGCAGAACTTCACTGTTGGAGAATCAAATGGAAGCACAGAGGCAAAGAGGTGCGTTTGCCCACCACCATCCATGAAACGCTGCAGCTCCCAGACGTTAAGTTCTTTCCCAACGTGAACTCCTTCCTCAAGGTGCTCTCCACTTTGCCAGTGCTGAAGTATGAGGACAGTAACACTGACACAGCAAGTGAGCGGCTGCGGGCTTATCTGAACAGCATGTCTCCCACACAGTGGAACAAAAGCCTCGCCATGCTTAATGTTAACACTCATGTCAAGCACGACTTGGATGTCATGGTGGACAAATACTGTAGACTGTACCCAGAGGATGATCCTGAAGCTGAAGGGGAATCGGAGGAAGTGGCAGAGGAGGACGGTGGGGTGAAACAATGA
- the dyrk1ab gene encoding dual-specificity tyrosine-(Y)-phosphorylation regulated kinase 1A, b isoform X1: MHPGGETSACKPSSVRLAPSFSLHTAGLQMAAPMPHTHQQYSDRHQPSTDQSVTVLPYSDQTPQLTANQRHMPQCFRDPTSAPLRKLSIDLIKTYKHINEVYYAKKKRRHQQGQGEDSSHKKERKVFNDGYDDDNYDYIVKNGEKWMDRYEIDSLIGKGSFGQVVKAYDRAEQEWVAIKIIKNKKAFLNQAQIEVRLLELMNKHDTEMKYYIVHLKRHFMFRNHLCLVFEMLSYNLYDLLRNTNFRGVSLNLTRKFAQQLCTALLFLATPELSIIHCDLKPENILLCNPKRSAIKIVDFGSSCQLGQRIYQYIQSRFYRSPEVLLGMPYDLAIDMWSLGCILVEMHTGEPLFSGANEVDQMNKIVEVLGIPPNHIMDLAPKARKFFEKLSDGTWSVKKTKDGKRYKPPASRKLHSILGVETGGPGGRRAGESGHAVADYLKFKDLILRMLDYDPKSRIQPYYALQHSFFKKTADEGTNTSSSVSTSPALEQSQSSGTTSSTSSSSGGSSGTSTSGRARSDPTHHHLHSGGHFGTAMPAIDGDSLCPQARQPYPPPLVWGGGVGPESVTGETHPVQETTFHVPPQHPKALHPHSHTHHHHGQMMATRPRPRHYTSPTHSSSTQDSMEVVHGHLSMTSLSSSASSSSTSSSSTGNHGNQAYQLRHLPAGALDFGQNGGLSMGLGAFSNPRQETGMAAHPAFSMGTNTGPAHYLAEGHLGMRQGMDREESPMTGVCVQQSSMASS; this comes from the exons ATGCATCCAG GAGGAGAGACTTCAGCATGCAAACCTTCGTCCGTCCGGCTTGCGCCCTCTTTTTCTTTACACACTGCTGGTCTTCAGATGGCTGCTCCAATGCCCCATACGCACCAGCAGTACAGTGACCGCCACCAGCCAAGCACTGACCAATCTGTTACGGTCTTACCGTACAGCGACCAGACACCACAGCTCACTGCCAATCAG AGGCACATGCCCCAGTGCTTTCGTGACCCAACTTCAGCTCCCCTGAGGAAGCTCTCCATTGACCTTatcaaaacatacaaacacatcaATGAG GTGTATTATGCAAAAAAGAAGCGACGGCACCAACAGGGTCAGGGTGAAGACTCCAGTCACAAAAAGGAGAGGAAAGTCTTTAATGATGGCTATGACGATGATAACTATGACTACATCGTCAAGAATGGGGAGAAGTGGATGGACCGCTATGAGATTGATTCCTTGATAGGAAAAGGATCATTTGGACAG GTTGTGAAAGCATATGACCGTGCAGAGCAAGAATGGGTTGCCATTAAGATCATCAAGAACAAGAAAGCTTTCCTCAATCAAGCTCAGATTGAAGTGCGCCTCCTAGAGCTAATGAACAAACATGATACCGAGATGAAATACTACATTG TTCACTTAAAGCGTCACTTCATGTTCCGGAACCACCTCTGCCTCGTGTTTGAGATGCTTTCATATAACCTGTATGACCTGCTCCGAAATACCAACTTCCGCGGCGTCTCACTCAACCTCACCCGGAAGTTTGCCCAGCAGCTATGCACGGCGCTGCTCTTCCTGGCCACACCTGAGCTCAGCATCATCCACTGTGACCTGAAGCCAGAGAACATCCTCCTCTGTAACCCCAAGAGGAGTGCCATCAAAATAGTGGACTTTGGCAGCTCATGCCAACTAGGACAAAGG ATATACCAGTATATCCAGAGTCGCTTCTACCGTTCCCCAGAGGTGCTGCTGGGAATGCCCTATGACCTGGCCATCGATATGTGGTCCTTAGGTTGCATCTTGGTAGAGATGCATACTGGAGAACCCCTCTTCAGCGGAGCTAATGAG GTGGACCAGATGAACAAAATAGTTGAGGTTCTTGGCATCCCGCCTAATCACATAATGGACCTAGCCCCAAAAGCCAGGAAGTTCTTTGAGAAGCTTTCGGATGGTACATGGAGTGTTAAGAAGACCAAAGATGGCAAAAGG TATAAGCCTCCAGCCTCACGGAAGCTCCACTCCATCCTGGGTGTGGAGACAGGGGGTCCGGGTGGCAGACGAGCAGGGGAGTCTGGCCATGCTGTCGCTGACTACTTGAAGTTCAAGGACCTGATCCTACGGATGCTGGACTATGACCCTAAGAGCCGCATCCAACCCTACTATGCCCTGCAGCACAGCTTCTTTAAGAAGACTGCGGATGAGGGGACCAATACGAGCAGCAGCGTGTCTACAAGCCCCGCATTAGAGCAGTCCCAGTCTTCAGGAACCACCTCTAGCACCTCCTCAAGTTCAG GAGGGTCATCTGGGACAAGTACCAGTGGCAGAGCAAGATCAGACCCTACCCATCACCACTTACACAGTGGAGGACACTTTGGCACGGCTATGCCAGCCATCGATGGTGACTCCCTCTGCCCACAG GCAAGACAGCCTTACCCACCTCCGCTGGTGTGGGGAGGTGGGGTCGGCCCAGAGTCAGTCACTGGAGAGACCCATCCAGTCCAGGAGACCACCTTCCATGTTCCCCCTCAGCACCCTAAGGCCCTGCATCCCCACTCACATACTCATCACCATCACGGGCAAATGATGGCTACACGGCCACGCCCACGCCACTACACCTCCCCGACACACAGCTCTTCGACACAGGACTCCATGGAGGTGGTTCATGGCCATCTGTCCATGACCTCCCTGTCTtcctctgcctcctcttcctctacATCGTCCTCTTCCACTGGGAACCATGGCAACCAGGCCTACCAGCTCCGCCATTTGCCTGCCGGAGCTCTTGACTTTGGTCAGAATGGTGGGCTGAGCATGGGGCTAGGTGCCTTCTCGAACCCACGGCAGGAGACTGGCATGGCAGCGCACCCTGCATTCTCCATGGGCACGAACACAGGGCCTGCCCACTACCTAGCGGAAGGCCACCTGGGCATGAGGCAGGGCATGGACCGGGAGGAGTCTCCAATGACTGGAGTGTGTGTGCAGCAGAGTTCTATGGCCAGCTCGTGA
- the LOC115432005 gene encoding LOW QUALITY PROTEIN: microtubule-associated protein 6 homolog (The sequence of the model RefSeq protein was modified relative to this genomic sequence to represent the inferred CDS: deleted 2 bases in 2 codons): MAWPCITRACCINRFWSELDKADIAVPLVFTKYSDVAEVQHLPHHPQPRQKRAGAIAIETQPHPGEQEAGKAPPATGAAAGKDGSTASVMRQDFKAWRVRPEPSCKPKNEYQPSPAPFNTETQYQKDYKAWPIPKKHDHPWIPKPSPTGGSAGGTKTEHVAAEAESGPEKSEIEEKIQEKESKEAVKRAPKREKSMERKAGDKTEGQVVGDVSAEQRKGRAAADALNRQIKEVMSTSSSYRTEFKAYKDVKPVKPIKAPSQYKPFVEETSLETSYSATFKGEQVKAHPTDNKLQERRRIRSLYSEPSKEPTKVEKPVSRTKPKRDTTTTQKMVKKAKEKAIASSLSAKKKPSLGAAEPKPEGAVTKKSKEISNRLAEAKH, from the exons ATGGCATGGCCGTGCATTACGCGTGCTTGCTGCATCAATCGGTTCTGGAGCGAGCTGGACAAAGCGGACATCGCGGTGCCTTTGGTTTTCACTAAATACTCGGATGTGGCCGAAGTGCAACATCTGCCCCATCACCCGCAGCCGAGGCAGAAGAGAGCCGGTGCCATTGCCATAGAAACCCAGCCGCATCCCGGGGAGCAGGAGGCTGGGAAGGCACCGCCCGCGACGGGTGCCGCAGCGGGCAAAGATGGCTCTACTGCGTCCGTCATGCGCCAAGACTTCAAGGCGTGGAGAGTGCGCCCCGAGCCGAGCTGCAAACCCAAGAACGAGTACCAGCCGTCCCCGGCCCCGTTCAACACCGAAACACAGTATCAGAAGGATTACAAAGCCTGGCCTATACCGAAGAAACACGACCACCCCTGGATCCCCAAACCGAGCCCCACCGGCGGGAGCGCAGGAGGCACCAAGACGGAGCATGTGGCCGCCGAGGCCGAGAGCGGCCCGGAGAAGAGCGAGATAGAAGAGAAAATACAGGAGAAAGAGTCCAAGGAGGCGGTGAAGAGAGCACCAAAGAGGGAAAAGTCGATGGAGAGAAAAGCGGGTGATAAGACGGAGGGGCAGGTGGTTGGAGATGTGAGCGCAGAGCAGAGGAAAGGCAGAGCAGCGGCGGACGCACTCAACAGACAGATCAAGGAGGTGATGTCCACTTCCAGTAGCTACAG GACCGAGTTCAAGGCATACAAGGATGTGAAACCCGTGAAGCCCATCAAAGCTCCTTCTCAGTACAAACCGTTTGTGGAGGAGACCAGTCTGGAAACCAGCTACAGTGCCACATTTAAGGGGGAGCAGGTGAAGGCTCACCCCACTGACAACAAGCTGCAGGAGCGCAGGAGGATACGCAGCCTTTACAGTGAACCTAGCAAGGAGCCCACCAAG GTGGAGAAGCCAGTGTCACGCACCAAACCAAAAAgagacacaacaacaacacag aaGATGGTGAAAAAGGCAAAAGAGAAAGCA ATTGCTAGTTCCCTGTCAGCCAAGAAGAAACCGTCTTTGGGCGCCGCTGAACCCAAACCAGAGGGAGCTGTCACAAAGAAGAGCAAAGAGATAAGCAATAGACTGGCTGAGGCAAAGCATTAA